From Woronichinia naegeliana WA131, the proteins below share one genomic window:
- a CDS encoding type II toxin-antitoxin system CcdA family antitoxin: protein MNENVASTPTVSEKVEVSIHLDADLLEQVKHLTNDPSRIIETAIKQWLRGEPERDDDLTRTLRRNPPVPPRGEWND from the coding sequence ATGAATGAAAATGTAGCGTCAACTCCCACTGTCTCGGAAAAAGTAGAAGTATCCATTCATTTGGATGCCGATCTCCTAGAGCAAGTCAAACATCTTACCAATGATCCCAGCCGTATCATTGAAACAGCAATTAAACAATGGTTGCGAGGGGAGCCGGAAAGAGATGATGATCTCACTCGTACTCTGCGTCGCAATCCTCCCGTACCCCCCAGGGGAGAATGGAATGACTAA
- a CDS encoding fatty acid desaturase, translating to MQLKNPPNLVNNTKTQKTELPFTLQDLKSAIPPECFEPSVGRSLAYFFLDIGMIAGLYAIAAHLDSWYFYPFFWLAQGTLFWSLFVVGHDCGHGSFSKSKWLNNLIGHLSHIPILVPYHGWRISHRTHHANTGNIDTDESWYPVTESKYNEMAWYEKLFRFYVPLISYPLYLFKRSPNREGSHFLPSSPLFRPSEKWDIITSTTLWIAMVGFLGFLTYQFGWLFLLKFYLVPYVIFVIWLDLVTFLHHTEPGIPWYRDEDWYFLKGALSTIDRDYGFINPIHHDIGTHVAHHIFLNMPHYHLKTATEAIKPILGDYYRVSNEPIWKSFIHSYWACHFVPDHASPVVYESPTHPRSL from the coding sequence GTGCAACTTAAAAATCCACCCAACTTAGTTAACAATACAAAAACTCAAAAAACGGAGCTACCTTTCACGCTCCAAGATCTGAAATCTGCGATTCCCCCAGAATGCTTTGAACCCTCGGTAGGTCGATCCTTGGCCTACTTTTTTTTGGATATTGGCATGATTGCTGGTCTTTATGCGATCGCTGCCCATCTAGATTCTTGGTATTTTTACCCGTTTTTCTGGTTAGCTCAGGGAACCTTATTTTGGTCATTGTTTGTGGTCGGCCACGATTGTGGTCACGGCTCCTTTTCTAAATCTAAATGGTTGAATAATCTGATCGGACACCTTTCCCATATCCCCATTTTGGTTCCCTATCACGGCTGGCGTATTAGTCATCGCACCCACCATGCCAACACCGGCAATATCGACACCGATGAAAGTTGGTATCCTGTCACAGAAAGTAAGTACAATGAAATGGCTTGGTATGAAAAACTCTTCCGTTTTTATGTGCCTCTGATTTCTTACCCGCTCTATCTCTTCAAGCGATCGCCGAATCGGGAAGGTTCTCATTTTTTACCCAGTAGCCCCTTGTTCCGTCCCTCTGAAAAATGGGATATCATCACTAGCACGACGCTCTGGATTGCCATGGTTGGCTTTTTAGGCTTTTTGACCTACCAGTTTGGTTGGCTGTTTTTACTCAAGTTTTATCTCGTTCCCTACGTTATCTTCGTTATCTGGCTAGATTTAGTCACCTTCTTGCACCACACTGAACCGGGTATCCCCTGGTATCGGGATGAAGATTGGTATTTTCTCAAAGGCGCGCTTTCCACCATTGATCGCGATTACGGTTTTATTAACCCCATTCACCACGACATTGGCACCCATGTAGCCCACCATATTTTCCTAAATATGCCCCACTATCACCTCAAAACGGCAACAGAAGCGATTAAGCCTATTCTTGGGGATTATTACCGCGTTTCAAATGAACCGATTTGGAAGAGTTTTATTCATTCCTATTGGGCTTGTCATTTCGTGCCTGATCACGCTTCCCCTGTTGTTTATGAATCGCCGACCCATCCGCGATCGCTGTAA
- a CDS encoding ABC transporter substrate-binding protein, with translation MNFFSNFQNGQHNLQQTLKAWQTKGRQYFSLSILAGFLAIALSNCTNQTTLPLRIGTNLWPGYETLYLARDLKYYGDAPIQLVDYPSGTEEVRAYRNGDIEGAGLSIDQALVLAATQENVRIIAVMDISEGGDVILGKPDIANIKALKGKRVGVESTALGAFFIARALEKNGMTPKDIKIVSLELTEHERAYKEGKVDAVVTFGPAMVKLLAAGAKLLFDSSQIPGEIVDTLVVKEEAIANSEKTIQTLVNGRFRALDYLEKNPQDAARRIAPRTKVTPEQILNAFKGLRQPNLAENQKLLDQSDPSLINAMRKLVDIMVANKLLPKAIDPATILDDHFIKNAQP, from the coding sequence ATGAATTTTTTCTCAAATTTTCAAAATGGGCAACACAATCTCCAGCAGACCTTAAAGGCTTGGCAAACAAAAGGTAGGCAATATTTTAGTCTGAGCATACTAGCCGGATTTTTGGCGATCGCCTTGAGCAATTGCACCAATCAAACCACCTTACCGCTCCGCATTGGCACGAACCTGTGGCCAGGCTATGAAACCCTTTATCTAGCCAGAGACTTGAAATATTATGGCGATGCTCCCATTCAATTAGTGGATTATCCCTCAGGAACGGAAGAAGTGCGAGCTTACCGCAACGGTGATATTGAAGGGGCCGGTCTCTCCATTGATCAGGCCTTAGTCTTAGCCGCTACCCAGGAGAATGTTCGTATTATTGCCGTTATGGATATTTCCGAGGGGGGAGATGTGATTTTGGGGAAGCCCGACATTGCTAATATCAAAGCTTTGAAGGGTAAACGAGTCGGCGTAGAATCGACGGCCCTGGGTGCTTTTTTTATTGCCCGTGCCCTGGAAAAAAATGGCATGACTCCCAAAGACATTAAAATTGTTTCCCTCGAACTGACTGAACATGAACGGGCCTATAAAGAAGGCAAAGTGGATGCCGTTGTCACCTTTGGCCCCGCCATGGTGAAATTATTAGCAGCCGGAGCCAAACTTTTATTTGATAGTAGCCAAATTCCAGGGGAAATCGTCGATACCTTGGTCGTCAAAGAAGAGGCGATCGCCAATTCGGAAAAGACTATTCAAACGCTAGTCAATGGCCGCTTTCGAGCCTTAGATTATTTAGAAAAAAATCCCCAGGATGCCGCCCGTCGGATTGCCCCCCGTACCAAAGTGACACCAGAGCAAATTCTCAATGCCTTTAAGGGATTGCGTCAGCCCAACCTCGCCGAAAATCAGAAACTTTTAGATCAAAGTGATCCTTCCTTAATTAACGCGATGCGAAAACTAGTCGATATCATGGTGGCAAATAAATTACTACCTAAGGCAATCGATCCAGCAACCATTTTAGATGATCATTTTATAAAAAATGCCCAACCCTAG
- a CDS encoding DUF3318 domain-containing protein, whose product MLDVESEIRRLTELMPASGRMLTKIASKPKQSRVIDAAFPKPWQRGDRLIAINFNLWADLSLGERDLLLLSVVCYLVQIRWFKPDIYQGLTLAGVAGVGLQLWQRDAVGMVIAGGLTAIAAQQIWNNYRSNEREIEADAGAIKIAERRGYETTLAAKLLLSAIEHLAQIEQRSSLSFTELIRCQNLRTLALNTQT is encoded by the coding sequence ATGTTGGATGTTGAATCCGAAATACGCCGTTTAACAGAACTCATGCCCGCCTCTGGCCGGATGTTAACCAAAATTGCCAGCAAACCTAAACAGTCACGGGTCATTGACGCTGCTTTTCCTAAACCTTGGCAACGGGGCGATCGCCTGATTGCTATCAATTTTAATCTTTGGGCAGATCTGTCCCTGGGAGAACGGGATTTATTATTATTAAGTGTGGTCTGTTATCTGGTGCAAATCCGTTGGTTTAAACCCGATATTTACCAAGGTTTGACCCTGGCTGGGGTGGCTGGTGTGGGGCTACAACTGTGGCAAAGGGATGCGGTGGGAATGGTGATTGCTGGGGGATTAACCGCGATCGCCGCTCAACAAATTTGGAACAATTATCGCAGTAATGAACGGGAAATTGAAGCGGATGCCGGTGCGATTAAGATAGCCGAAAGACGGGGTTACGAAACCACCCTGGCAGCAAAATTATTACTATCAGCCATTGAACATCTCGCTCAAATTGAACAACGCTCTAGTCTGAGCTTTACCGAATTAATTCGTTGTCAAAATTTACGCACGCTTGCCCTCAACACTCAAACTTAA
- a CDS encoding ATP-binding protein — translation MERFPFPLRFSIPTILILCGSLLGLVSFQQEITETYQKTETSSQNAVRISASRTAGILEYLYRRADNEQAEIIISQVGSDPDLDLVLLFDDRNSVLLSDHYELRDLPLGKTLAQPYEGQITAVRQTMAGQVWLSPDKHKLIAIYPVLLKALPGELRPSRVGILFLEQDLTQAKKEAYNDALRRSLLFAGMLTLFCIGLWFFFEFTLTRRVAHLVATSNSLAAGQLGDRAQLSGSDEIAQISSAFDRMAEKIQENTKDLERSEERYDLAVSGTNDGIWDWDLNTNTVYYSPVWFKILGYEPNHLSNLLSTWSEKLHPDDLDSSQQAVRDHLVGETELYEHTHRMQHRDGHYLWIAAKGKCLRDDTDAPYRMVGTITDITAKKQAEEELRKAKEAAESANRTKSEFLANMSHEIRTPMNAILGFSDLLQGLTADGRAHSYLEAIRSSGKTLMALINDILDLSKIEAGKLQLSYEGVDIRQLVYEIQQIFSEKAKEKGLQLFTKIDEKVPPMIAFDEVRLRQILFNVVGNAIKFTNQGYVRISVASDRPNNQKIELLLQVEDTGIGIAEEEQERIFDIFTQSEGQSTRKYGGTGLGLTITRRLTEMLGGYIELKSTLNQGSIFTLVFPSIKVEGEVPKPIKTQRDKNLKQFATSRILVVDDVKSNRHLVRSFFEGTDHQIIEACDGFEAIHMAKIHQPDLIIMDILMPNLDGQEATLCLRKDPETQAIPIIILTASLMLDIQYQLQEYCQGFLTKPLFQSDLVQALKEVLPLRSPSQSSAPASTELTSPAIAVMSAPQEDSPDTQETSNSPKDLSELLTQLIREEDTIWPKIRQTMIMRDLREFAKRLRAWSEDYAFSPLLDYVVKLEFQIHSYDGENLARTVNTFPQVRAALEKELADASMLLS, via the coding sequence ATGGAAAGATTTCCCTTCCCGCTCAGATTCTCCATTCCCACCATTTTAATTTTGTGTGGTAGTTTGTTGGGACTAGTATCCTTCCAGCAAGAAATCACAGAAACCTATCAAAAGACTGAAACCAGTAGCCAAAATGCAGTCAGGATTTCAGCGAGTCGAACGGCCGGTATATTAGAGTATCTCTACCGTCGAGCCGACAATGAACAGGCAGAAATTATCATTAGTCAAGTAGGCAGTGATCCTGACTTGGACTTGGTGCTGCTCTTTGACGATCGCAATTCAGTTTTATTGTCTGATCATTACGAATTAAGGGATCTACCCCTTGGAAAAACCCTGGCTCAACCCTACGAAGGGCAAATAACAGCCGTCCGACAGACAATGGCCGGACAAGTATGGCTTTCCCCCGATAAGCATAAATTGATTGCTATCTATCCGGTTCTGCTCAAAGCCTTGCCAGGGGAACTGCGTCCTTCTAGGGTGGGAATTCTTTTTTTAGAACAGGATCTGACCCAGGCTAAAAAGGAGGCCTATAATGATGCCCTCAGACGCTCCCTGCTCTTTGCGGGAATGTTGACCTTGTTTTGTATCGGTTTGTGGTTCTTTTTTGAGTTTACCCTAACCCGTCGAGTTGCTCACCTGGTGGCTACTAGCAATAGTCTGGCGGCTGGCCAATTAGGCGATCGCGCCCAGTTATCCGGTTCCGATGAAATTGCCCAGATATCGTCAGCCTTTGATCGTATGGCTGAAAAGATCCAAGAAAATACCAAAGATTTAGAGCGCAGTGAAGAACGTTACGATCTAGCCGTATCGGGCACTAACGATGGTATCTGGGACTGGGATCTGAATACCAATACTGTTTACTATTCTCCCGTTTGGTTCAAAATTCTGGGCTATGAACCTAATCATTTATCCAATCTTCTTTCTACCTGGTCAGAAAAACTACATCCTGACGATTTAGATTCATCTCAACAAGCTGTCCGTGATCATTTGGTCGGAGAAACAGAACTCTACGAACATACCCACCGAATGCAACATCGGGACGGTCATTATCTCTGGATTGCAGCCAAGGGCAAATGTTTACGAGATGACACTGATGCTCCCTATCGCATGGTGGGAACCATTACCGACATTACGGCTAAAAAGCAGGCCGAGGAAGAACTCCGTAAGGCTAAAGAAGCGGCTGAAAGTGCGAATCGTACCAAGAGTGAATTTTTAGCCAACATGAGTCATGAAATTCGGACTCCCATGAATGCCATTCTCGGTTTTTCCGATCTCTTACAAGGTTTAACCGCCGATGGTCGCGCCCACAGTTACCTAGAGGCCATCCGCTCTAGTGGCAAAACCTTGATGGCTTTGATTAATGATATTCTTGATCTTTCTAAGATTGAAGCAGGGAAACTCCAACTCAGCTATGAAGGCGTGGATATTCGTCAATTGGTTTATGAAATCCAGCAGATTTTTTCTGAAAAAGCGAAAGAGAAAGGACTCCAACTTTTTACCAAGATTGACGAAAAAGTTCCTCCGATGATTGCCTTTGATGAAGTCCGCTTAAGACAGATTTTATTTAATGTAGTTGGTAACGCGATTAAGTTTACGAACCAGGGCTATGTTCGCATTAGTGTCGCCAGCGATCGTCCCAACAACCAAAAAATAGAACTTCTTTTACAAGTAGAAGATACTGGGATTGGCATTGCCGAGGAAGAGCAAGAGCGTATTTTCGATATCTTTACCCAAAGTGAAGGCCAAAGCACCCGTAAATATGGTGGAACGGGTTTAGGGCTAACCATTACCCGTCGTTTAACAGAAATGCTAGGGGGATATATTGAACTCAAAAGTACTTTAAATCAGGGCAGTATTTTCACGCTAGTTTTCCCTTCCATTAAGGTAGAAGGAGAAGTTCCCAAACCGATCAAAACTCAACGAGATAAGAACCTAAAACAATTTGCTACTTCAAGGATTTTAGTGGTTGATGATGTGAAGTCCAATCGTCATTTGGTTCGGAGTTTTTTTGAGGGAACTGATCACCAAATTATCGAAGCCTGTGATGGTTTTGAGGCTATTCATATGGCGAAAATTCACCAACCGGATCTGATCATTATGGATATCTTAATGCCCAATTTAGATGGTCAAGAAGCAACCCTTTGTTTACGTAAAGATCCAGAAACCCAAGCCATTCCGATTATTATTTTGACCGCTTCTTTAATGTTGGATATTCAATATCAGCTTCAGGAATATTGCCAAGGTTTTCTAACCAAGCCCCTGTTTCAATCGGATCTGGTACAAGCCTTAAAAGAAGTACTGCCGCTAAGATCACCCTCCCAATCTTCTGCTCCTGCCTCCACTGAGCTAACAAGTCCGGCTATTGCGGTCATGTCTGCCCCCCAAGAGGACTCACCCGATACCCAGGAAACCTCGAATAGTCCTAAAGATTTATCAGAACTGCTCACCCAATTAATCAGGGAAGAAGACACCATTTGGCCTAAGATCCGACAAACCATGATTATGCGAGATTTGCGTGAGTTCGCAAAACGATTAAGAGCTTGGTCGGAAGACTACGCTTTTAGCCCTCTATTAGACTATGTGGTCAAGTTGGAGTTCCAAATCCATTCCTATGATGGAGAAAACTTAGCACGAACGGTTAATACCTTTCCCCAGGTACGAGCCGCATTAGAAAAAGAGTTGGCTGATGCTTCAATGCTCCTCAGCTAA
- a CDS encoding ATP-binding protein, producing MFVNHFAISQAQAKGLNFDSQLPETLTPITVHGNYRCLLQVMLNIVGNAIKFTTDGEIKVRAEILKKRMVWNNQEFPGLVKVSITDTGIGVSLEGCDL from the coding sequence ATGTTCGTCAATCATTTTGCCATCTCCCAAGCTCAAGCCAAGGGATTAAACTTTGATAGTCAATTGCCGGAAACCTTGACCCCGATTACTGTACATGGTAACTATCGTTGTCTATTACAAGTCATGCTCAATATTGTGGGTAATGCCATTAAATTTACCACCGATGGAGAGATTAAAGTGCGGGCTGAAATTTTGAAAAAAAGAATGGTTTGGAATAATCAGGAATTTCCGGGCCTCGTTAAAGTTAGTATCACCGATACGGGCATTGGAGTCTCTTTAGAAGGGTGCGACCTTTAG
- a CDS encoding zinc ribbon domain-containing protein, translated as MKKAASRLRGKIRNLIDDCHKKTASYLTKNYPAILLPKFETSEMTNRSKRKIRSKTARQMLTWAHYRFKQVLKNKAELSGCQVFDVTEEFTSKTCTKCGHIHTKLGGSKVFRCPVCDHVIPRDWNGALGIMLKALSGTTFTLSNEGDAIVAKCGNIPLSVA; from the coding sequence ATGAAAAAGGCAGCGTCTCGATTACGGGGCAAAATTCGTAACTTGATTGATGACTGCCATAAAAAAACAGCAAGTTACTTGACAAAAAACTATCCAGCTATCTTGCTGCCAAAGTTTGAAACGTCAGAAATGACCAATCGTTCCAAGCGAAAAATCAGAAGTAAAACTGCCCGACAAATGTTGACATGGGCGCATTATCGGTTCAAACAAGTCCTTAAAAATAAAGCTGAGTTAAGTGGCTGTCAGGTGTTTGACGTGACAGAAGAATTTACCAGCAAAACTTGTACGAAATGCGGACATATCCACACAAAACTAGGTGGTTCTAAGGTTTTTCGATGTCCCGTTTGTGACCACGTTATTCCACGCGATTGGAATGGTGCTTTGGGTATTATGCTCAAGGCTTTGTCGGGTACGACCTTCACTCTCAGTAACGAGGGTGATGCTATTGTTGCAAAATGCGGTAATATACCGCTTTCTGTCGCATAA
- a CDS encoding response regulator transcription factor: MPRILVIDDDPSISELVSINLEMAGYDVSPAEDGIKGQALAVQIQPDLIMLDLMLPKVDGFTVCQRLRRDPRTADIPVLMLTALGQIQDKIDGFNAGADDYLTKPFDVEEMLARVRALLRRTDRIPQAAKHSEILSHGPLTLIPERFEAIWFGKSIKLTHLEFELLHCLLQRHGQTVAPSDILKEVWGYEPDDDIETIRVHIRHLRTKLEPDPRRPRYIKTVYGAGYCLEFQPEEETMVEDKSAIA; this comes from the coding sequence ATGCCTCGAATTCTCGTAATTGACGATGATCCTTCGATTTCTGAGCTTGTCTCGATTAACTTGGAGATGGCCGGCTATGATGTCAGTCCCGCCGAAGATGGCATTAAAGGCCAGGCCTTGGCCGTACAAATTCAGCCTGACTTGATCATGTTAGACCTGATGCTTCCCAAGGTGGATGGTTTCACGGTTTGTCAACGTTTACGTCGAGACCCTCGCACTGCGGATATTCCGGTGTTAATGTTGACAGCCCTGGGTCAAATCCAGGATAAAATCGATGGTTTTAACGCTGGAGCCGATGATTACCTCACCAAGCCCTTTGATGTGGAAGAAATGTTGGCTAGGGTTCGAGCTTTATTGCGACGGACAGATCGCATTCCCCAGGCGGCCAAACATTCAGAAATTCTCAGTCATGGCCCCCTAACCCTCATCCCTGAACGTTTTGAGGCAATTTGGTTTGGCAAAAGTATTAAGCTAACGCATCTAGAATTTGAATTGCTGCATTGCTTACTGCAACGTCATGGGCAAACCGTCGCTCCCAGTGATATTTTAAAGGAAGTTTGGGGTTACGAACCCGATGATGATATTGAAACCATTCGTGTTCACATTCGCCACCTACGAACGAAATTAGAACCCGATCCCCGTCGTCCTCGCTATATTAAAACGGTTTATGGGGCGGGCTACTGTCTGGAGTTTCAGCCAGAGGAAGAGACAATGGTAGAAGACAAATCGGCGATCGCTTAA
- the fetB gene encoding iron export ABC transporter permease subunit FetB: protein MTQALLELDWLDLGWTMLLLGLAIALAFWQQVGLASQLAWAGGRSLLQLLVVGYFLALIFALNQPIAVLAVLAIMLSIAAIVAKNRISQKQKGLLPLVWVSLLISTLLTLGYAILVIIRPAQWFAPQYLIPLAGMVLGNSMNSASLAGERLSSLIQQNRREIETHLCLGATAKQAIAGYQKTAIHASLIPTLNQMMVVGIVSLPGMFTGQVLAGIDPLNAASYQILILFMIAFANLVTAILVTEGLYRHFFNEQMQLVNQDF, encoded by the coding sequence ATGACACAAGCATTGCTCGAATTAGATTGGCTAGATCTGGGTTGGACAATGTTACTGCTGGGGTTAGCGATCGCCTTGGCCTTTTGGCAACAGGTCGGTTTAGCGAGTCAATTGGCCTGGGCGGGTGGCCGCTCTTTGTTGCAATTGTTGGTGGTGGGCTATTTTCTAGCCTTGATTTTTGCACTCAATCAACCGATCGCGGTGTTGGCGGTGTTGGCGATTATGCTCTCCATTGCGGCGATCGTGGCCAAAAATCGTATTAGTCAAAAACAAAAAGGGTTATTACCGTTAGTTTGGGTATCGCTCTTGATTAGCACCTTACTCACCCTGGGTTATGCCATTTTGGTCATTATTCGGCCAGCCCAGTGGTTCGCGCCCCAATACCTGATTCCCTTAGCCGGTATGGTTTTAGGTAATTCGATGAATAGTGCTTCTTTGGCAGGAGAGCGTCTTAGTAGTTTAATTCAGCAAAATCGACGGGAAATTGAAACCCATCTTTGTCTAGGGGCTACGGCTAAACAGGCGATCGCCGGTTATCAAAAAACAGCGATCCATGCCAGCTTAATTCCCACTCTCAATCAAATGATGGTGGTTGGCATTGTCAGTTTACCTGGAATGTTTACGGGGCAAGTGTTAGCAGGCATTGATCCCTTGAATGCGGCCTCTTACCAAATCCTGATTTTATTTATGATTGCCTTTGCCAATCTGGTGACGGCCATTTTAGTGACAGAGGGCCTGTATCGACATTTTTTTAATGAGCAGATGCAGTTGGTCAATCAGGACTTCTGA
- the holB gene encoding DNA polymerase III subunit delta' — protein MNRFYPLIGQVQAVELLQQAIAHNRVAPAYLFAGPLGVGKRLAAKAFSEELLAWNLSAEEQERVKKRFFAGNHPDLLWIEPTYQHQGKLLTAQEAESSGLKRKAPPLIRIEQVREINQFLSRPPLEAERAVIIIEEAQAMNEGAANALLKTLEEPGRATLILLAPSVDSLLPTLVSRCQRIPFYRLSGDDLELVLGRIGETAVLAYPELLAIAQGSPGAALYAYEQLQAIPFELRQQLNQVPQSPLEALNLAKAIDKNLDTQLQLWLIDYLQNRYWQSEKQQHLLEILEKARKHLTAYVQPRLVWECTLLSLVATQQKLVAQKS, from the coding sequence ATGAACCGATTTTATCCTCTGATCGGTCAAGTCCAAGCGGTCGAACTGCTCCAACAGGCGATCGCCCATAACCGTGTTGCACCGGCCTATCTCTTTGCTGGCCCCCTGGGAGTGGGAAAACGTTTAGCCGCAAAGGCCTTTTCCGAGGAACTATTGGCCTGGAATTTATCGGCAGAGGAACAGGAAAGGGTGAAAAAACGCTTTTTTGCTGGCAATCATCCCGACCTGCTTTGGATTGAACCCACCTATCAACATCAAGGTAAATTGTTAACCGCTCAGGAAGCCGAAAGTAGTGGTCTCAAACGGAAGGCTCCTCCCCTAATTCGCATTGAACAAGTCCGAGAAATTAATCAATTTTTAAGTCGTCCTCCCCTGGAAGCAGAACGAGCCGTCATTATTATTGAAGAAGCCCAGGCAATGAATGAAGGGGCGGCTAATGCCTTACTGAAAACCCTGGAAGAACCAGGACGAGCGACTTTAATTCTTCTGGCTCCCAGTGTGGATTCCTTACTACCAACCTTGGTTTCCCGTTGTCAACGTATTCCTTTCTATCGGCTTTCTGGGGACGATCTGGAACTCGTGTTAGGACGTATTGGTGAAACAGCCGTGTTAGCCTATCCCGAATTGTTGGCGATCGCCCAGGGCAGTCCGGGTGCCGCCCTCTACGCCTATGAACAACTGCAAGCCATTCCCTTTGAACTGAGACAGCAATTAAATCAAGTGCCCCAATCTCCCCTAGAGGCTCTTAATCTTGCCAAGGCGATCGACAAAAACCTAGATACACAACTGCAACTTTGGCTGATTGATTATTTACAAAATCGTTATTGGCAGTCGGAAAAACAACAGCATTTGTTAGAAATTCTGGAAAAAGCCCGCAAACATTTGACGGCCTATGTACAACCGCGTTTAGTCTGGGAATGTACTTTGCTCAGTTTAGTGGCGACTCAACAAAAATTGGTTGCTCAGAAGTCCTGA
- a CDS encoding DEAD/DEAH box helicase family protein has translation MPRPSKLTYDRGTLLLHPPPRGREWLDFVTWDDRVEKFRLPAFQYRSLVERLQAAGIDFIDEAKGFLPLELTPRLERQPFPHQMEALTAWKKAARQGVVVLPTAAGKTFLAQLAIQSTPRTTLILVPTLDLMHQWYAQMTAAFPDTEIGLLGGGSRDRSPILIATYHSGAIQAETLGNQYALLIFDECHHLPSDFFRVIAEYAIAPYRLGLTATPERSDGSHLDLDHLIGPVVYHKTVEDLAGGTLAEHEVIQIKVQLSQSERERYDLAMQTRNQFLRQSNIALGSLNGWQQFVQASACSSSGRRAMLAHREAKEISLGTEGKLRVLAEILTEHHPDPVLIFTNDNATVYRISRTFLIPAITHQTPVKERHDVLSQFREGHYKSLVTSHVLNEGVDVPSVKVAVILSGTGSTREYVQRLGRILRKQVGVHKLAILYEVVAEDTSEEQTAHRRKAASKSSPDRPQQLELLPSPERRSLRAAEPKTNTYSTED, from the coding sequence ATGCCCCGTCCCTCTAAATTGACCTATGATCGCGGGACATTATTGCTCCATCCACCTCCCAGGGGAAGAGAATGGCTTGATTTCGTCACCTGGGATGATCGGGTGGAGAAGTTTCGTCTGCCGGCCTTTCAATATCGCTCTTTAGTGGAAAGACTTCAGGCGGCGGGGATTGATTTTATTGATGAAGCCAAGGGATTTTTACCTCTAGAATTAACTCCTCGCCTAGAACGTCAACCCTTTCCCCATCAAATGGAAGCCCTAACCGCCTGGAAAAAAGCGGCTCGCCAGGGAGTGGTGGTGTTGCCAACGGCGGCGGGAAAAACCTTTTTAGCCCAATTGGCCATTCAGTCCACCCCACGCACAACTCTGATCCTGGTTCCCACTCTGGATTTAATGCACCAATGGTATGCCCAAATGACCGCCGCTTTTCCTGATACGGAAATTGGTCTCTTGGGAGGGGGTTCCCGCGATCGCAGTCCGATTTTAATTGCGACTTACCACAGTGGCGCGATCCAGGCAGAAACCCTGGGTAATCAATATGCCCTTTTAATTTTTGATGAATGTCACCATCTCCCCAGTGATTTTTTTCGGGTCATTGCTGAATATGCGATCGCCCCCTATCGCTTAGGATTAACCGCGACACCGGAACGTAGCGATGGCAGTCATCTGGATTTAGATCATTTAATTGGGCCGGTGGTCTATCACAAAACCGTCGAGGATTTAGCCGGTGGTACGTTAGCCGAACATGAAGTCATTCAAATCAAAGTTCAATTGTCCCAGAGCGAACGAGAACGCTACGATCTGGCCATGCAAACCCGCAATCAATTTTTACGACAGTCTAATATTGCTCTCGGCAGCTTAAATGGTTGGCAACAATTTGTCCAAGCGAGTGCCTGTTCTAGTAGTGGCAGACGGGCCATGTTAGCTCACCGTGAAGCCAAGGAAATTTCCCTCGGTACAGAAGGCAAGTTACGAGTCCTAGCAGAAATTTTGACAGAGCATCATCCCGATCCCGTCCTTATTTTTACCAACGACAATGCAACGGTTTATCGGATTTCCCGAACGTTTTTAATTCCGGCCATCACCCATCAAACCCCGGTCAAAGAACGCCATGATGTTTTGAGCCAATTTCGAGAAGGTCACTATAAAAGCCTGGTAACGTCCCACGTTCTCAATGAAGGGGTGGATGTCCCCAGTGTCAAAGTGGCGGTAATTCTATCGGGGACGGGTTCCACTCGTGAATATGTGCAGCGTTTGGGGCGTATTCTTCGCAAACAGGTGGGAGTACATAAATTAGCAATTCTCTATGAAGTTGTGGCCGAAGATACGAGTGAGGAACAAACCGCCCATCGTCGTAAAGCGGCCAGTAAATCTTCTCCCGATCGCCCCCAGCAGTTGGAATTATTGCCTTCCCCAGAACGGCGATCGCTCAGAGCCGCAGAACCGAAAACCAATACTTACTCGACAGAAGATTAA